From Dermochelys coriacea isolate rDerCor1 chromosome 15, rDerCor1.pri.v4, whole genome shotgun sequence, a single genomic window includes:
- the LOC119843714 gene encoding pre-B lymphocyte protein 3-like: MMRLLALLLPGVLVPASRAQPVLTQPASILALPGQTVKLSCALNPGYNIREFGVSWYQQRPGSPPRYLLYYNSEVDKHKPCGIPDRFSASKDLASNACVLTIAAVQAEDHAVYYCSVAYPIYYL; encoded by the exons ATGATGCGCCTCCTGGCTCTCCTCCTCCCAGGGGTTTTGGTGCCAG CTTCCAGGGCGCAGCCGGTGCTGACTCAGCCAGCCTCCATTTTAGCATTGCCAGGGCAAACGGTGAAACTCTCATGTGCCCTGAATCCTGGGTACAACATCAGGGAGTTCGGGGTCTCCTGGTACCAGCAGAGACCTGGCAGCCCTCCGAGGTACCTGCTCTATTACAACTCGGAGGTGGACAAGCACAAGCCCTGCGGGATTCCGGACCGCTTCTCTGCGTCCAAAGACCTCGCCAGCAACGCCTGCGTTCTGACCATTGCCGCGGTCCAGGCTGAGGACCACGCTGTCTATTACTGCTCGGTTGCGTATCCCATCTACTATCTCTAG